The window TTCTCTCACCACCACTATGCCGCTTTAGCTCATCTGGTAGAGCAACTGACTTGTAATCAGTAGGTGATTGGTTCGATTCCGATAAGCGGCACCATTATTTATGCCTAGATAGCTCAGTTGGCTAGAGCACTCGGTTCATACCCGAGCGGTCGAAGGTTCGAATCCTTTTCTAGGCACCAAATTGATTATATGACACACTTAGGTGTGTTTTTTTTATATTTTTATAAAAATAAGTCTAATATATTAATATTTTTTAGACCATTTAAAATTCATTATTTTTTTAGTAAATAAACTTTATCCTCAGTTGTTTTTTTACTTAAGTCTAATTATATACTTTTTAGACTATTTAGGAGGTTTTATGCTTTTTGGTTATTGTAGAGTTAGTACTAATCAACAAAATTGTGAAAGACAAATATCTGCTATAAAAAAATTTGGAGTTAACGAACGATTTATTTTTACTGATATTGCTAGTGGAAAAAGTATCGAAAGAAAAAGCTTTTTAGAAATGCTTTCATTTTTAAAAAAAGGTGATACAGTTGTTGTAAAAGAAATAGACAGATTAGGAAGAAATCGCAAAGAAATTAAAAATATAATTTTAGATTTTATAGAAAAAGATATTGAACTAATATGCTTAGATATGCCTTATTTTAAAGAACTTATTTTAGAGAAAATTAAAAATAGTGAAGGCTTTTTAGAAGTTATGGCAAATGCTCTTTTAGATGTAATTTTAGAAATCGCAGAACAAGAACGGAAAAAAATCTTAAATAGAACAAAGGAAGGACGAGAAAAAGCAAAAAGTAAAGGAATTATCTTTGGAAGACCTGGAAAGATATCTCTTGAAAAATTTACATTTTATTATAAAAAATATATGACTCGTGATATGAAAGCTTGTGAAATTCAAAAAGAATTAAAAATTAGTAAACAAACATTTTATAATTATATAAAAAAAATGAAGGTAGAAAAATAACTACCTTCATTTTTAATTTTATTCTACAGTTACAGACTTGGCTAAATTTCTAGGCTTATCAACATCGATGTTCTTTCCAATAGAAGTATAGTATGCCAATAATTGTAATGGAA is drawn from Cetobacterium ceti and contains these coding sequences:
- a CDS encoding recombinase family protein, which codes for MLFGYCRVSTNQQNCERQISAIKKFGVNERFIFTDIASGKSIERKSFLEMLSFLKKGDTVVVKEIDRLGRNRKEIKNIILDFIEKDIELICLDMPYFKELILEKIKNSEGFLEVMANALLDVILEIAEQERKKILNRTKEGREKAKSKGIIFGRPGKISLEKFTFYYKKYMTRDMKACEIQKELKISKQTFYNYIKKMKVEK